A window of Flavobacterium flavigenum contains these coding sequences:
- a CDS encoding DUF2461 domain-containing protein has product MLTKESLQFLDDLKKNNNRDWFQDNKKRYEIFKKDYHQLVSDFLDAMKPLDPSLELLEVKNCTFRINRDIRFSKDKSPYKAHLGVWMSAGAKGANRSGYYVHIEKGASFIAGGFYSPEAEDLKKVRKEIAFFYEDLEEILNNKNFKKEFGSLDINENNSLKSMPRGYEKDHPAIEFLKLKSFTATQKFDISEVTQKDFVYKMSKKLIALKPLNEFINRALETDEF; this is encoded by the coding sequence ATGCTAACAAAAGAATCATTGCAATTTTTAGACGATTTAAAAAAAAACAATAATAGAGACTGGTTTCAGGACAACAAAAAGCGTTATGAAATCTTCAAAAAAGACTACCATCAACTGGTCAGCGATTTTCTGGATGCAATGAAACCGCTTGATCCTTCATTAGAATTACTGGAAGTTAAAAACTGTACTTTTAGAATCAATCGTGATATTCGTTTTTCTAAAGACAAATCGCCTTACAAAGCACATTTGGGTGTCTGGATGTCAGCTGGTGCGAAAGGCGCAAATCGTTCCGGATATTATGTACACATTGAAAAAGGCGCGAGTTTTATAGCCGGCGGATTTTATTCGCCTGAAGCGGAAGATTTAAAGAAAGTCCGTAAAGAAATTGCTTTTTTTTATGAAGATTTAGAAGAAATACTAAATAATAAAAACTTCAAAAAAGAATTCGGAAGCTTAGACATTAACGAAAATAACTCGCTTAAAAGCATGCCCAGAGGTTATGAAAAAGATCATCCGGCAATTGAGTTTTTAAAATTGAAGAGTTTTACCGCCACTCAAAAATTTGATATTTCTGAAGTTACACAGAAAGATTTCGTTTATAAAATGAGTAAAAAACTAATTGCCCTAAAACCATTGAACGAATTCATCAATCGTGCTTTAGAGACTGATGAATTCTAA
- a CDS encoding glycosyltransferase: MKRKILFLGESYRADAITWMKGLKEFGDFKIITWELQTPNNQRFKRIFEYLFSPLSIRKIIRKEKPDMVIAERTTSYGFLAALSGSKTIAIAQQGRTDLWPEESVLYPFKKIIQKYAFKKAHLIHAWGPVMAVHMKTTGVDMNKVLVLPKGIDLSLFTPSTNNSNKIEAIVTRSLQPEYRHDSILKAFGILNQKGIDFSLTIVGDGTRLQCLKDLAKDLKIENKVIFTGRIPNTELPKLLQQSNIYISMPITEGVSASLFEAMACNCYPIVSDIPGNQSWITHRENGQLIGIDNIEMLAEELIWSFENPELRNQAIVRNRKFVEENASYDVNMKVITEKYHNILNLQNS; the protein is encoded by the coding sequence ATGAAAAGAAAAATACTTTTTCTGGGAGAATCCTATCGCGCTGATGCCATAACCTGGATGAAAGGCCTGAAAGAATTTGGTGATTTTAAAATCATTACCTGGGAGCTTCAGACACCTAATAATCAAAGATTCAAACGTATTTTTGAATATTTATTCTCTCCTCTTTCAATTCGAAAAATAATCAGGAAAGAAAAACCGGACATGGTTATTGCAGAAAGAACAACCAGTTATGGTTTTCTTGCCGCTTTATCCGGATCTAAAACTATTGCCATTGCGCAACAAGGAAGAACCGATTTATGGCCTGAAGAATCTGTTTTATATCCTTTTAAGAAAATCATTCAGAAATATGCTTTCAAAAAAGCGCATTTAATTCATGCGTGGGGACCAGTGATGGCAGTTCACATGAAAACAACCGGCGTTGATATGAATAAAGTTTTGGTTTTGCCAAAGGGTATTGATTTATCGCTTTTTACTCCTTCAACCAATAATTCGAACAAAATTGAAGCGATTGTAACGCGTTCGCTTCAACCGGAATATCGACATGATTCGATTTTAAAAGCATTCGGAATTTTAAACCAAAAAGGAATTGATTTTTCTCTGACTATTGTAGGCGACGGAACAAGGCTGCAATGTTTAAAAGATTTAGCGAAAGATTTAAAAATAGAAAACAAAGTGATTTTTACAGGAAGAATCCCCAATACAGAACTTCCAAAACTGTTACAGCAATCGAATATTTATATCAGCATGCCGATTACAGAAGGTGTTTCGGCTTCTTTATTTGAAGCAATGGCTTGTAATTGTTATCCCATAGTTTCAGATATTCCGGGAAATCAAAGCTGGATTACCCATCGCGAAAATGGACAATTAATCGGAATTGATAATATCGAAATGCTGGCTGAAGAATTAATCTGGTCTTTTGAAAATCCTGAATTGCGAAATCAGGCGATTGTTCGAAATAGAAAGTTTGTGGAAGAGAATGCGAGTTATGATGTTAACATGAAGGTTATTACGGAGAAATATCATAACATACTAAACTTGCAAAATAGTTAA
- the murB gene encoding UDP-N-acetylmuramate dehydrogenase: MEIQSNFSLKNYNTFGIEAKAKQFVAVHSNAELKTILEENKNKKKFILGGGSNMLLTKDIDALVIHIDLKGKEVIKEDDDFVWVESQAGETWHDFVLYTIDHNFGGLENMSLIPGNVGTTPVQNIGAYGAEIKDTFVSCDAMNIATQEMKTFNNAECNFGYRESIFKNEVKDQYIITSVIFKLTKRNHKINTSYGDILAELSKNNITEPTLKDVSNAVIAIRKSKLPDPKELGNSGSFFKNPILLKSDFEKIHQKFPEMKYYEVSETEVKVPAGWLIEQAGLKGKRFGEAGVHKNQALVLVNYGNATGQEILAVSKEVQKTVFETFGIHIEAEVNII; this comes from the coding sequence ATGGAAATCCAATCCAATTTTTCTTTAAAAAACTACAATACTTTTGGCATTGAAGCCAAGGCTAAACAATTCGTTGCAGTTCACTCAAATGCCGAATTAAAAACAATTTTAGAAGAAAATAAAAACAAAAAAAAGTTCATTTTAGGAGGCGGAAGCAATATGCTTTTAACCAAAGACATTGATGCATTGGTTATTCATATTGATTTAAAAGGAAAAGAAGTAATTAAAGAAGATGATGATTTTGTATGGGTAGAAAGTCAGGCCGGCGAAACCTGGCACGATTTCGTTCTTTATACGATCGACCATAACTTTGGAGGTTTAGAAAACATGTCTCTTATTCCCGGAAATGTGGGTACAACTCCGGTACAGAATATTGGTGCGTACGGAGCCGAAATCAAAGATACATTTGTTTCCTGCGATGCCATGAATATTGCTACTCAGGAAATGAAAACTTTTAATAATGCCGAATGTAATTTTGGCTACCGCGAAAGTATTTTTAAAAATGAAGTAAAAGACCAATATATTATTACTTCCGTTATTTTTAAACTAACGAAGCGTAATCATAAAATCAATACTTCATACGGGGATATTTTGGCTGAATTGTCAAAAAACAACATTACAGAACCGACCTTAAAAGATGTAAGCAACGCTGTAATTGCCATCAGAAAAAGTAAATTACCAGATCCGAAAGAGTTGGGAAACAGTGGCAGCTTCTTTAAAAATCCGATTTTATTAAAATCTGATTTCGAAAAAATTCACCAAAAGTTTCCTGAGATGAAATACTATGAAGTTTCTGAAACTGAAGTAAAAGTTCCGGCTGGCTGGCTAATTGAACAAGCTGGTTTAAAAGGAAAACGTTTTGGAGAAGCCGGAGTTCACAAAAATCAGGCTTTGGTTTTAGTAAATTACGGCAATGCAACGGGACAGGAAATTCTAGCCGTCTCAAAAGAAGTTCAAAAAACAGTTTTTGAAACTTTCGGCATTCATATTGAGGCAGAAGTAAATATTATCTAA
- a CDS encoding FMN-binding negative transcriptional regulator: protein MYTPQIYKNENQEEIRAFLKENSFGILINQTNGKLCATHIPIELELNSEGKEILQGHISKLNPQAEGFAENDQVLAVFIGPHSYISSSWYDHENVPTWNYIAVHVYGKIKIVDYETSVEQLKKLVDKYEVNSENPIRVEDLSAKTMREARGIFGFEIEIEEIQAAKKLSQNRDDHNYKNIISELEKTKNAQSIAIAKEMSKYRK from the coding sequence ATGTACACACCACAGATTTACAAAAATGAAAATCAGGAAGAAATCAGGGCTTTTTTAAAAGAAAACAGTTTTGGAATCCTGATCAATCAGACTAACGGAAAATTATGTGCAACTCATATCCCGATAGAATTGGAATTGAATTCTGAAGGGAAAGAAATCCTGCAGGGACACATTTCAAAACTGAATCCGCAGGCAGAAGGCTTTGCAGAAAATGATCAGGTTTTGGCTGTATTTATCGGTCCACATTCCTATATTTCTTCTTCCTGGTACGATCATGAAAATGTACCAACATGGAATTATATAGCCGTGCATGTTTATGGAAAAATTAAGATTGTAGATTATGAAACTTCTGTAGAACAATTAAAAAAGCTGGTTGATAAATACGAAGTGAATTCGGAAAATCCCATTCGGGTTGAAGATTTATCTGCCAAAACAATGCGCGAAGCGAGAGGGATCTTTGGATTTGAAATAGAAATTGAAGAAATTCAGGCTGCCAAAAAACTTTCTCAGAACCGTGATGATCATAATTATAAAAACATCATTTCAGAATTAGAGAAAACTAAAAACGCTCAGTCTATTGCCATTGCGAAAGAAATGTCAAAATACCGAAAGTAA